A genomic window from Candidatus Kouleothrix ribensis includes:
- a CDS encoding transcriptional repressor, which produces MTWVDKVLTHLSEQGHRVTSPRRVILERIAQYAQPFSAEQLFKDVGGEHGPIGRATVYRTVDLLHDDHWLARVHWSATREAAAADEHAYVPIEQGHQHHLVCRSCGSVIAFEGCDIEQILGGLARRLNFRVDGHWLEIYGMCQICQRRLPSL; this is translated from the coding sequence ATGACGTGGGTAGATAAAGTTCTGACCCACTTGAGCGAACAAGGGCATCGCGTCACAAGCCCGCGGCGCGTCATTCTCGAACGAATCGCGCAATATGCCCAGCCGTTTAGCGCCGAACAGCTCTTCAAGGATGTTGGTGGCGAGCACGGCCCGATCGGGCGCGCTACCGTCTACCGCACCGTCGACCTGCTGCACGATGATCACTGGCTGGCACGGGTACACTGGAGCGCTACACGCGAGGCGGCAGCCGCCGATGAGCATGCCTATGTGCCGATCGAACAGGGCCACCAGCACCACCTGGTGTGCCGAAGCTGCGGCTCGGTGATCGCATTCGAGGGCTGCGATATCGAGCAGATCTTGGGGGGCCTGGCCAGGCGCCTCAACTTTCGCGTCGATGGGCACTGGCTCGAGATCTACGGGATGTGCCAGATCTGCCAGCGCCGCCTGCCGTCGTTATAA
- a CDS encoding acyl-CoA dehydrogenase family protein, whose amino-acid sequence MEYELPEDIQMLRQAVREFAEKEVAPIARAIDEEERVPFEVLKKAGELGLLGVPFPEQYGGADAGVVGYCVLMEEIYRKCASTATIIGAHAQLCAMSIYLSGTDDQKERYLKALCTGQKLGAWALTEPNAGSDAAHISTTATRDGDDWVLNGSKMWITNGSFADVLVVFATNDRNLGARGGITGFIVEKDFPGFKVGKVEPKMGLRASHTAALFFEDCRVPNQNVLGKVGAGFATAMQTLDIGRCGLGASSLGSAKEAYDLSVRYAIERQQFGRAIADFQAIQFKLADMAVKIYAMEQMVYDCAKKVDRGENATLESSIVKLFCTEAASQVIDEAIQIHGGMGFSRELPLERMYRDARVTRIFEGTNEIQRHVIASELLKRAGHKVKLY is encoded by the coding sequence ATGGAGTACGAGCTTCCCGAAGACATTCAGATGCTTCGCCAGGCTGTTCGCGAGTTCGCCGAGAAAGAGGTCGCGCCGATCGCGCGCGCGATCGACGAAGAAGAGCGCGTACCGTTCGAGGTGCTGAAGAAGGCCGGCGAGCTAGGCTTGCTGGGGGTGCCTTTCCCCGAGCAGTACGGCGGCGCCGATGCCGGCGTGGTTGGCTACTGTGTGCTGATGGAGGAGATCTACCGCAAATGTGCCTCGACCGCCACGATCATCGGGGCGCACGCCCAGCTGTGTGCAATGTCGATCTACCTGAGCGGCACCGACGACCAGAAGGAGCGCTACCTCAAAGCGCTGTGTACGGGCCAGAAGCTGGGCGCCTGGGCGCTGACCGAGCCGAACGCCGGGTCGGACGCGGCGCATATTAGCACCACCGCCACGCGCGATGGCGATGATTGGGTGCTGAACGGCTCGAAGATGTGGATCACCAACGGCTCGTTCGCCGACGTGCTGGTGGTGTTTGCCACCAACGATCGCAACCTTGGCGCGCGCGGCGGCATCACCGGCTTCATCGTCGAAAAAGACTTCCCCGGCTTCAAGGTCGGCAAAGTCGAGCCGAAGATGGGCCTGCGCGCCTCGCACACCGCCGCGCTGTTCTTCGAGGACTGCCGGGTGCCCAACCAGAACGTGCTTGGCAAGGTAGGCGCCGGCTTCGCCACTGCCATGCAGACGCTCGACATCGGGCGTTGCGGCCTGGGTGCGTCGAGCCTCGGCTCGGCCAAAGAAGCCTACGATCTATCGGTGCGCTACGCGATCGAGCGCCAGCAATTCGGCCGCGCCATCGCCGATTTTCAAGCCATTCAGTTCAAGCTTGCCGATATGGCCGTGAAGATTTACGCCATGGAGCAGATGGTCTACGACTGTGCTAAGAAGGTCGATCGCGGCGAAAATGCCACGCTCGAGTCGAGCATCGTCAAGCTGTTCTGCACCGAGGCCGCCTCGCAGGTGATCGATGAGGCCATCCAGATCCACGGCGGTATGGGCTTCTCGCGCGAGCTGCCGCTCGAGCGCATGTATCGCGACGCGCGGGTGACGCGTATCTTCGAGGGCACCAACGAGATCCAGCGCCACGTGATCGCCAGCGAGCTGCTCAAGCGTGCCGGCCATAAGGTTAAGCTCTATTAA
- a CDS encoding IS66 family transposase, which produces MTLLEEHTRLQADHAQLQTEHAELRALVVQLHAQLAAAQQRIAELEQQHTDPPPFVKSNRPKSAEPKPKRKKRAPHHNHGRKRMTPTRSVAHALERCPDCAYRLQGHSLDYAREVLELPEPQPIEVIEHRIIKRFCPHCKRWHSPKLDLDGVVLGQGRIGVRIASLIAYLRTTLRLPIRRIQAYLSSLHQLHLSTGEIVELLHQLRRTLQDELTQLKQAARASPILHGDETSWRENGQNGYIWAFSTPGDDAIRYYEYDHSRSQAVLKRILDGKFHGHLVSDFYGGYNAYAGKHQRCWTHLLRDLHALKAAHPQDTDVLAWAQSVRALYDQAHTWLDNHPEPSQAERECAYVALTSGSHQLGLQYARASTHACGALAKRLLRHEDELFQFVLIAGLSASNNLAERSIRPLVVCRKIGGGSRSKEGTKTRMGLASLFETWQARKLNPFDECLKRLKELASAPRETPLPQI; this is translated from the coding sequence ATGACGCTCCTTGAGGAACATACACGCTTGCAAGCTGACCATGCCCAGCTGCAGACCGAGCATGCCGAACTCCGCGCCTTGGTCGTGCAACTGCACGCGCAGTTGGCTGCTGCGCAGCAGCGCATTGCTGAATTGGAGCAGCAGCACACTGACCCGCCGCCCTTTGTCAAGTCCAATCGTCCCAAATCCGCTGAACCCAAACCAAAGCGCAAGAAGCGTGCGCCACACCACAATCACGGTCGTAAGCGTATGACACCTACCCGTAGCGTTGCGCATGCGCTCGAACGCTGCCCCGACTGTGCCTATCGCTTGCAGGGCCACAGCCTCGATTATGCACGTGAGGTACTGGAACTGCCCGAACCGCAGCCCATCGAGGTCATTGAGCACCGCATCATCAAACGCTTCTGTCCGCACTGCAAACGCTGGCACAGCCCCAAGCTCGACCTGGACGGCGTGGTGCTCGGTCAGGGGCGCATCGGCGTGCGGATCGCCAGCTTGATTGCCTATCTGCGCACCACCTTGCGCTTGCCCATTCGGCGTATTCAGGCCTATTTGAGCAGCCTGCACCAGTTGCACCTCAGCACGGGTGAAATTGTCGAACTCCTGCATCAGCTCCGTCGCACGCTCCAAGACGAGCTGACCCAGCTCAAGCAGGCGGCGCGGGCGAGCCCGATCCTGCACGGCGATGAAACCAGCTGGCGTGAGAATGGGCAAAACGGCTATATCTGGGCCTTCTCGACGCCAGGCGACGACGCCATCCGTTATTATGAATATGACCACAGCCGCTCCCAAGCGGTGCTCAAGCGCATCTTGGATGGCAAGTTTCACGGGCACTTGGTGAGTGACTTTTATGGTGGCTACAACGCGTATGCGGGCAAGCATCAACGCTGCTGGACGCACCTGCTGCGTGATCTGCACGCACTCAAAGCGGCGCATCCGCAGGACACGGACGTGCTGGCATGGGCGCAGTCGGTGCGGGCGCTCTATGATCAGGCGCACACGTGGCTGGACAACCACCCGGAGCCGAGTCAGGCGGAGCGCGAGTGTGCGTATGTGGCGTTGACCAGTGGCAGCCATCAACTCGGGCTCCAGTACGCTAGAGCGTCCACGCATGCGTGCGGTGCGCTCGCCAAGCGGTTGCTGCGGCACGAAGATGAGCTGTTCCAGTTCGTGCTCATTGCGGGCTTGAGTGCGAGCAATAATCTGGCCGAACGCTCCATCCGTCCGCTGGTGGTTTGCCGCAAGATCGGTGGTGGCTCGCGCAGCAAGGAAGGAACCAAGACGCGCATGGGGCTTGCCAGTTTATTTGAGACCTGGCAGGCGCGCAAGCTCAACCCCTTCGATGAGTGCCTCAAACGGCTCAAGGAATTGGCGTCCGCTCCTCGCGAAACTCCTTTACCCCAAATCTGA
- a CDS encoding phosphotransferase, with product MLPNPITERLARAWPALPISAITPTVGGFSHHSALVTIGARRCVLKAAEHPPRRAALRHEARVLTLLQGTGLPAPALVGLLDDSDWTIMVMPMLPGASGVTIYAQPAPVQRAAVGALARLLASVHQSPLRPPGDTLLLANRTSQVRAQLAHHPLGTQLHAALTASLDHPAWHAGSTSMVHGDAGLHNLLWHPPAPALVDWEWAGWGNPHLDLAWVWWTLRWRQAPGALWQAFEQQYHQIVPHPRTPAGALRALALGQIAGILTRVAGQPEAYAEWVRRAAWTLEWDA from the coding sequence ATGCTACCCAACCCGATCACCGAGCGCCTCGCGCGCGCCTGGCCTGCGCTGCCGATCAGCGCGATCACACCAACCGTGGGCGGCTTTTCGCATCACAGCGCGCTTGTGACGATCGGCGCGCGCCGCTGCGTGCTGAAGGCCGCCGAGCACCCACCCAGGCGCGCGGCCCTGCGCCACGAGGCGCGCGTGCTCACGCTGCTACAAGGCACCGGCTTGCCGGCGCCGGCGCTGGTTGGCCTGCTCGACGACAGCGACTGGACGATCATGGTGATGCCGATGCTGCCAGGCGCCAGCGGTGTGACGATCTACGCGCAGCCCGCACCGGTGCAGCGCGCGGCGGTTGGCGCGCTCGCGCGCCTGCTCGCGTCGGTTCATCAATCGCCGCTGCGGCCGCCCGGCGATACGCTGCTGCTGGCCAACCGCACCAGCCAGGTGCGCGCACAGCTGGCGCACCATCCGCTCGGCACGCAGCTGCACGCCGCGCTTACCGCCAGCCTGGATCACCCGGCCTGGCACGCAGGCAGCACCAGCATGGTGCATGGCGATGCGGGCCTCCACAACCTGCTGTGGCATCCACCCGCCCCGGCCCTGGTCGATTGGGAATGGGCCGGCTGGGGCAATCCGCACCTCGACCTGGCGTGGGTCTGGTGGACATTACGCTGGCGCCAGGCGCCGGGCGCACTCTGGCAGGCATTCGAGCAGCAATACCACCAGATCGTGCCACACCCGCGTACGCCGGCCGGTGCGCTGCGCGCGCTTGCGCTTGGCCAGATCGCCGGCATCCTGACGCGCGTGGCCGGCCAGCCCGAGGCATACGCCGAGTGGGTGCGCCGGGCCGCGTGGACACTCGAGTGGGACGCGTGA
- a CDS encoding MoxR family ATPase, translating to MNPADLTTFLDTLVRSQVKLSTMIWGPPGIGKSSIVAQVAAAHKLACIDLRLSQLAPTDLRGLPVAKAGRSHWYPPEFLPSDGAGVLFLDEINMAPPTMQGMAQQLILDRKVGNYVVPAGWFIWAAGNREEDRAAVFDMPAPLANRFLHVEVTPDFEDFKAYALARQLHEHVVAFLSFRPALLHKSDALQPAWPSPRSWEMASQLHAIGLEVAAAIGAPAASEFNAFVALYRELPNLEQIMDGHGDGVSFPDEPSVRYATTVGLTARAADAQQAYHALRWLTRVAASEWVQLCAADMFKVMRGKRQWGRLKQLLQGDDQLRAWFAEHQRLLDTPAAGAGELAFFR from the coding sequence ATGAACCCAGCTGATCTGACTACATTTCTAGACACCCTGGTGCGCAGCCAGGTGAAGCTCAGCACAATGATCTGGGGGCCGCCCGGCATCGGCAAGTCGAGCATTGTCGCGCAGGTGGCGGCGGCGCACAAGCTTGCATGCATCGATTTACGGCTTTCGCAGCTGGCGCCAACCGACCTGCGGGGCCTGCCGGTAGCCAAGGCCGGCCGCTCGCACTGGTACCCGCCCGAGTTTCTGCCTTCGGATGGCGCGGGTGTGCTGTTTCTCGACGAGATCAACATGGCCCCGCCAACCATGCAGGGCATGGCCCAGCAGCTGATCCTCGACCGCAAGGTCGGCAACTATGTCGTGCCGGCAGGCTGGTTTATCTGGGCGGCCGGCAACCGCGAGGAAGATCGCGCGGCGGTGTTCGACATGCCCGCACCACTGGCCAACCGCTTCCTGCATGTCGAAGTGACGCCCGACTTCGAGGACTTCAAGGCCTACGCGCTGGCGCGGCAGCTGCACGAACACGTGGTAGCATTTCTGTCGTTCCGGCCGGCGCTGCTGCACAAAAGCGACGCGCTACAGCCGGCCTGGCCCTCGCCGCGCTCGTGGGAGATGGCCAGCCAGCTGCATGCGATCGGCCTGGAGGTAGCGGCCGCAATCGGCGCACCGGCCGCCAGCGAGTTCAACGCGTTTGTGGCACTGTACCGCGAGCTGCCCAACCTAGAGCAAATCATGGACGGCCATGGCGACGGGGTTAGCTTCCCCGACGAGCCGTCGGTGCGCTATGCCACGACAGTCGGCCTGACCGCCCGCGCCGCCGATGCGCAGCAAGCCTACCACGCGCTGCGCTGGCTCACGCGCGTGGCCGCCAGCGAGTGGGTGCAGCTGTGCGCTGCCGACATGTTCAAGGTGATGCGTGGCAAGCGCCAGTGGGGCCGGCTCAAACAGCTGCTGCAGGGCGACGATCAGCTGCGGGCATGGTTTGCCGAGCACCAGCGCCTGCTGGACACGCCGGCTGCCGGCGCGGGTGAGCTGGCCTTCTTTCGGTAG
- a CDS encoding MBL fold metallo-hydrolase, whose product MELRARAVGPWPMNTYVLVCPTTGASVLIDPGADPDTLGEMLAGTMPIAILLTHTHPDHVGALDEMRTRLQVPLLAYAGPHFNDMLIGAERVLAHGDTIAVGRHTLRAIYTPGHLPDMLCYAIVGDQRVIVGDTIFEGGPGRTWSAADFKTTLHTLREVILSWPDATVCYPGHGPAFRLGDKRAVIEAFVAREHGEFFGDATWE is encoded by the coding sequence ATGGAGCTGCGCGCGCGCGCGGTTGGCCCGTGGCCGATGAATACCTACGTGCTGGTGTGCCCGACCACCGGCGCGAGTGTGCTGATCGACCCCGGCGCCGACCCCGACACGCTCGGCGAGATGCTGGCCGGCACAATGCCGATCGCGATCCTGCTGACCCACACGCATCCCGATCATGTTGGCGCGCTCGACGAGATGCGCACGCGGCTGCAGGTGCCGCTGCTGGCCTATGCCGGGCCACACTTCAACGACATGCTGATCGGCGCCGAGCGCGTGCTGGCCCACGGCGACACGATCGCGGTCGGGCGCCACACGCTGCGCGCTATCTATACCCCCGGCCACCTGCCCGACATGCTCTGCTACGCGATCGTCGGTGATCAGCGCGTGATCGTGGGCGATACGATCTTCGAGGGCGGGCCGGGCCGCACCTGGTCGGCCGCCGATTTCAAGACCACCCTGCACACGCTGCGCGAGGTGATTTTAAGCTGGCCCGATGCGACGGTGTGCTACCCCGGCCACGGCCCGGCCTTCCGCCTGGGCGATAAGCGCGCGGTGATCGAGGCCTTCGTGGCACGCGAGCACGGCGAGTTCTTCGGCGACGCAACCTGGGAGTAG